The DNA window ATAAGCACCGATATCGAAATGTTGTAAGAAAATGTGCTTTGGAAAGAGATTTTAAACTGCTCCACGGCGATCGCACTTTTGTGGGTGAAAGGGGAGCTTCCCTATCCGGAGGTCAAAGAGCGAGGATCAGTTTGGCCAGAGCTGTTTATCGACAAGCTGATACCTACCTCCTCGACGATCCCTTGAGCGCGGTGGACACCCATGTAGGACGCCATTTATTCGAGGAGTGCATGCGCGGCTTTCTCTGCGATAAACTGGTGATTCTGGTGACCCATCAACTGCAATTTCTGGAACATGCCGATCTCATAGTGATCATGGATAAGGGAAAAATATCAGCTATCGGCACCTACGAGGAAATGCTCAAAAGTGGCCAGGACTTTGCCAAGCTCTTGGCCAAGGAGGCACAGGAAAAGGGGGATTCGGATCAGGAACATGGTAATGCAGAAAACGATGCCCATGATGATAAGTCGACCTACTCCCGGCAAAGTAGTCGTGTAAGCAGATTCAGTGTTACTTCTGTGGATTCCGCAACGGATTCTATACTGGACAATGAAAGACAACCTGCTCAGGAATCGCGATCCCAGGGGAATGTTGGATTGGGCatatatggaaaatatttctccGCTGGCTCTGGATGGGTAATGGTCGTCCTGGTTGCAGTCTTCTGCCTGGGCACTCAAATTTTGGCTTCTGGCGGGGACTACTTCCTTTCCTACTGGTAAGTATGCTTAAATAATCTATGTTattcacaatttaaaaatcttcGTTCACAGGGTTAAAAACCACGACTCCTCTTCATCTTTGGACATTTACATCTTTAGTGGAATTAATGCAGCACTAGTGATCTTTGCCCTGCTTCGAACCCTGCTCTTCTTCAGCATGGCGATGCACTCATCCACCCAGTTACATAATACCATGTTCCAAGGAGTCTCCCGCACAGCTCTGTACTTCTTTCATGCGAATCCCTCGGGCAGAATCCTCAATCGATTTGCCATGGACTTGGGGCAAGTGGATGAAATCCTGCCCGCAGTGATGCTAGATTGCATACAGATATTTCTCACAATCAGTGGAATTATAGGAGTATTGTGCATCACAAATCCCTGGTATTTGATTAATACCATCACCATGTTCCTGGCCTTCTACTTTCTtcgtaaattttatttgagcACTTCGAGAGACGTGAAAAGATTGGAAGCCATAGCCAGATCCCCAATGTATTCCCATTTTAGTGCCACTTTAAATGGCCTACCCACCATCAGATCTATGGAAGCTCAGGAATTATTGACTAAGGAATACGATAACTACCAGGATCTCCACAGTTCCGGATACTACACTTTCCTGTCCACAAATCGAGCCTTTGGTTATTATCTAGATCTGTTTTGCGTGGCCTACGTCATATCGGTAACCCTAATGAGCTACTTCAACCCCCCGCCGGATAATCCTGGTCAAATCGGTTTAGTTATTACCCAGGCTATGTCCATGACGGGAACTGTTCAGTGGGGAATGAGGCAATCCGCTGAACTGGAGAACTCCATGACTTCTGTGGAAAGAGTGATAGAATATAGAAACCTGGAAACAGAAGGAGTATTTGAGTCCGAAGGCGACAAGAAACCACCCAAGGAATGGCCACAAGAAGGTCTAATTAGTGCGGAACAACTAAGTCTTAGATACAGCCCCGATCCCAAGACGGATAGAGTCCTCAAGTCACTAACTTTCATTATCAAGCCACGCGAAAAGATTGGCGTTGTGGGAAGAACGGGTGCCGGAAAGTCCTCCCTTATAAATGCCCTCTTTAGGTTGTCCTACAACGATGGATCTTTGGTGATAGACAGCAAGGATGTTGTCGGGCTTGGGCTGCACGATCTGCGCAGCAAGATCTCTATAATTCCCCAGGAACCTGTGCTATTTTCCGGCACCGTACGCTATAATTTGGATCCCTTTGCACAGTATGCTGATGAGAAATTGTGGGAGGCACTAGAAGAAGTGAGAGTTTTTACCCAAAAgttatttaattcaaataaacACTCTTCCTTCGCCAGGTTCACCTCAAAGATGAAGTGTCCGAGCTGCCAAAAGGCCTGGAAAGTGTGGTTGCAGAGGGTGGAGCCAACTACAGTGTAGGTCAGAGGCAATTGGTCTGCTTGGCCAGGGCGATTCTCCGCGAGAACCGTATCCTTGTGATGGACGAGGCTACCGCGAATGTAGATCCCCAAACCGACGCCCTCATACAATCCACCATTCGCCGGAAGTTCAGGGATTGCACTGTTCTGACCATAGCCCATAGATTGAACACGATCATCGACTCGGATAGGGTTATGGTTCTGGACGCTGGCACTCTGGTAGAGTTCGGGTCTCCATTCGAACTACTGACGCAATCGGGGAGCCAAGTCTTTTACGGGATGGTGCTCCAGACGGGTCGGTCCAGTTTCGAGCACCTTCTGAAGATGGCACATCAGGTCAGTATACGCGGattattagttttgtttgaTGCTAATGAAATTTTTGCAGGCCCACGAGAGAAAACTGCTAtctgaataaataataaacgaatCGTATTTAGAAAGTAGCTAATCCATATAATTTTTTACActattaaaaaccaattttattaaggaaaacattttttagaTTAAACCTGTTGTATTATAATACCTTATAtgttttgcataattaaataaaaaaaaaaaagttttttaatacCTTAACTTTTTGTATAggttaaatactttaaaattttCCCGGCTTTTAGTTGGGCAGTGTGACCGTTTCAATACTAAAATCGATAGGTtcgaaatgtaaacaaacagaaacagaagcgCAAAAATTATATTGAGTAtggcaaaaaatgtaaagaaaTTAACGTTGGCCAACAAACTGGCAAAACGGGGAGATATTATAAAGCCCACGGAAATAATAATCCGTCAAAATCGAGCAGATAACGTGAGGGTAGGTGgaaaaacacgaaaaacaTTAATAGCATATCGTCAGACGCAGTTTTTAAACCTTCCAGGATATCGAGGATCTAGTTGGCGTATCTTCACGCGCAGCAGGATCGATTAACTCAGTGTACTTCTCGCCCGTCCAAACTCGCAAGCAACGTCTTTTAAATGGGGAATCCATAAGAAAAACTACTATGAAAGTGGAACCCTTATCTCCAGCTCGGGTTgtacccaaaaaaaataaaaaggatgATCAGATGGTAACCAGAGTTCAAATGGGATCGGCTACTGTGGTTAAATGCAAAGAGTTGCCTGATGCTGTGGACTCCCCAGTGACAGTCAATAACGTGAAAATGGAAGTAAAACCCCAAAGAAAGCAGGAGGAGAATACACAGGAAGCTCAAAGAGATTCCGATTCCTATTCTGAGGTGCAAGCACCACATCCTTTGTGGATTAACCACTTAGAAAACATTCGCATTATGAGAAACTCAAGAAGTGCTCCAGTGGACACCATGGGATGCCATCGATGCGCCGATTTAAAAGCAGATCCGAAGGTATTTCTAATAGTGTGATTAAATACATACCGTTCCTGTAGcttagttttttaaaaatgaagcATACAGCttacaacaaacaataaacatatAAGAATAACTAACAAATGAACAACTTCTTTACAGACCCAGCGCTTTCAAAACCTAGTTGCATTGATGCTATCCAGTCAAACCAAGGATCAAACTACTTATGAAGCCATGAATCGTCTTAAAGACCGAAGTCTTACTCCACTGAAAGTGAAGGAAATGCCAGTGACAGAACTCGAGAACTTACTGCATCCCGTGTCCTTTTATAAGGTTTGAGAAAGTTGTGTGGcaataaatcaatcaatcTTATACTCAATCTCTTCCAGAACAAAGCCAAATACCTCAAGCTAACCGTGGAGATACTGATAGACAAGTATGATTCGGACATTCCAAATAATGTCAAGGAACTTGTAGCTCTTCCAGGAGTTGGCCCCAAGATGGCTCATATATGCATGGCAGTGGCCTGGAATAAAATCACCGGAATCGGAGTGGATGTCCATGTCCACCGCCTATCTAACAGGCTGGGTTGGGTGCCGAAGCCCACTAAGGAACCAGAGCAAACCCGGGTGGCGTTAGAGAAGTGGCTGCCATTTAGTCTCTGGTCAGAGGTTAATCATTTATTCGTGGGCTTTGGACAAACCATTTGCACCCCAGTGAAGCCAAATTGTGTGGAATGCTTAAACAAGGACATATGTCCCTCagcacattttaaaataaaaaaataaattaagaaatatcAATAGAAAAAAGAGCATttcaaaaacagaaaaatgttttaaatatttaagcgtTTCTGAAATTGCCTGTGCTAAGAAATAATCTGTGTTACccatttcaaaataaataagttataaAGGGCTGTAAGTCCAcagaattattattttctttcatAAAACGCCATATTTCTTATTAAAgtcattcaaataaaaacaaaaagcttgTGGATTTTTACTAACTCAATTGAATAAAATCTattcgaaattaaataagttataCTTGTTTTTAGCATTTACTTATTAACATTCGTTTGACTTTTAATACGGTGCATGTTTCTTTACATATACCCAATAGATGGTATTTCTTCACCCTCGACCTACGGCCACACTATCAGCTCTGAATTGGCGCGTTTTGTTGTTTACCAGCGGCTTCTTGTGAAATTATCTAAACTAGCCAAGTATTAGGCACTAAAAAGCCAAGAAAATGAATGACTCATGTAAGTAGAGCTCGTATCTCAGAGAAAGTAAAGGAACTAATGGCGAGAGCTCCTTTTTAGTTGGAGATTTCAATGCCACACAAACGGCGCCCAGTGGAGCCGCCAGTTCTCAAAAGGGAGAAGTAAGTAAAACGCAAGTTTCACCAAGTTCCACAACTTAAACAACATGCTTCTGTATTACAAATAGGGAATAGCGCCCCTGGTGGTGAAACAGATTGTGGACGCCCCGGAGGGAAACATCGAGATGTTCGGCATGCAGTACGCAATGGCCTGTGTTGTGGCCATAGTGCGGAACATCGAGACTTCCTCGACAAAGATTACCTACGCCCTGGAGGATCATAGCGGCAGAATCGATGCGCACTACTGGTTGGAGGAGGGCGACGCTCTGAAGGCACCCGAAGTCATGATCAACAACTACGTAAAGGTCTACGGCACCACCCGATCGCAAGGAGGTTCTAAAACCCTAATGATCTTCAAGTTACTGCCTGTTTTGGATCCCAACGAGGTCTGCACCCACCTGCTGGAAGTACTCAATGCCCGTTACAGGGCCGAGGACTACCAGAGTAAGGGTGGAGCTGGTGCAGGCGCTTCCTCCGGCTCCGGCTCCATAGCTGATTTCACAGCCTCCCAGAGCTCGGCCATTGTCAGTGGACTGGAGCCCAAGCAGCAGGCCGTTTTCCAGGCTATCAAGATCAATGTTTCCGAGGAGGGCATCTCCCGCAAGGAGCTGAAAGCCAAATTTTCCCATATCAGCGACTCTGAGTTGACGTAAGCAGTTTATCGAAACTATTTCAGAATGTGATATCCTTTATGAGCGTTGTTCCTTAAGCTTATAGTTATAACCAAGTAATTTTAACATTagttgttttttgatttttcagcAACATTCTGGACTTTATGATATCTGAGGGACACATTTATTCCAGCATTGACGCAGATCACTTTATTTGCACAATGTAAATTGAATCTGGCAAccaaaatgtaatttaaaaatgcgTATCGAATTATGTATTAAGTTGTGGATCAACGGGAAACTGTTCCATTTAGATGTATATTCAATTTTTCTTATAAAATAatcagtaaataaaaacaaaaaacatatcCCTAGAAAAGAAATTATTGGGATAAAAAAGGTGACAAGTACATAACAAAATGGTCGTATGGAAATAAACACTTATTATAAGGAGATCGTGGAGTCAATATACATTATTCTTATCGATTCCAcgaacaaatgaaaagtataatATGTTTTGACTTCATCGCATGGGATCTTTTCGATATTGCCCAAATACCAGAGAATTCTAACCGCATTCCCTGAATCGGCACtcaaaaccaataaaatgatgaacaagaaataaacaattttaaaaggCATTCAAATCAGGTTTAAACGGAACCGAAAAGATTGTCGTGGATTTTTTGGTAGTCGTagttgaaatttattaattaaatacaaaactttcaaatttaaaaaagataaTGGTATAAATATTGCTGAAAGTGTggaacataataataaaacgtaCTCAATCAAATAGAAAATTTACCCCTACAAGATTGTAGAAGTTGGATAACTTACATTCTTGCGTTCCCCGTAGCAGTGGCGCCCTCTAGCTTGCCAGCTGTTCATTCTCACCACAGCCCAGCTCAGCGACTCTCAGCTGCTTCAAGTCACCACAAGGCAGAATCTCGCACCTCAGCTCGGTTCTGTTTCCATTCCGCTTTGAAATTCGTCGCCAGCCGGCTCAGCACAGTCTTATCAATGAATTAATTTAACTCTGCTCACTCTGCTTAAAATAAGTACAGAATCGAACAAAGACCTTCGGAAAATGGAGAACAAACATAAGAAGTGCCTGGAATCCCTGCTTCTGCTGGCATTCTTTTTGGGATTTTTAGGTACGTAAATGCCAATATTAAACGTTTAGTTGGGTAAATGGGTTTTAAGCAAGTTGAATGAACTGTTTGTGGCCGCGTTTggcaataaacaacaacagtaaCGGTGTCACTCCTCCACCTTCGCACACAAGCAAAGGCTAACAGAGACCTTTTATCTGACACACTTTCCAATTGAATCAGCTGTTTTTACTGTGGGGCAAGTTACAGTATGCAGGTTAAGGAAATTAACTGTAAAAAcaatatgtataatttatgTTACTGTAAAGTAGACAAGAACGTGTAGTTAACCGttcgaaattaaaaaataaccTAAACAGAATTAGCACTGGCATATTTGCTCACAAAAACCCCCTGTTAtaaccacatccacatcgacCTTTGCTATCTATTCACCCCATCCCTCCTTCAGATCATCTCTCCATCGTACGCGTTGTTTTCACTATTTGCATTATAGCTGCCCACTGTGCAGGGCCACTTGTTGATAACCCCGACCCAGGCTTAGTAAATGACGAAATTATCAGCAAGTAGCGCTGCTTCTGCGTGAAAGCTATAACAATTCGATTGACTAATGACGTGTtctattatttctttttgacCACATTTCTTCAGAAGATGGAAGAACGGCCCTAATAGCTCCGAACAGTCAGCAAATTTTCAAGCTACAGAATCAAGTGATACTCCAGGAACTGGGACAAGGTTCAAGGGCCGAGGAGACGAGATATACATTTGAGACCGATCTCAAGATCAACTCAGTTTGGAGTGGAGATGAAGACCAGTTACTGGAGGTTTTTATCAGCGGTAGCAAGGTCGAGGCCTCTGGAAAATCCCGATCAATTACCCAGATACCCGATAGACCTTTTTATATCAGTCTGGTTAAGGGACAGCCTGAAAAGGTCATAGCACATACTTCCAAAGATCAATCCCTGCTGAATTTGGAGCGCGGAATTGCTTCCCTGCTGCAGCTCAGATTGGATGCATCCCAAGACGAGGAACTGGATGTTTCTGGCTTGTGTAAAGTGTCCTATAAGGTCAAATCTTCCACGATGGTGGAGAAAACCAAAAGGCACTGCTCTCTGTGGGATCTTAGGGTCAACAATCACCCAGAAGAAGCTCTGGGCGTTACTCAGCAA is part of the Drosophila yakuba strain Tai18E2 chromosome 2R, Prin_Dyak_Tai18E2_2.1, whole genome shotgun sequence genome and encodes:
- the LOC6529263 gene encoding probable multidrug resistance-associated protein lethal(2)03659, with protein sequence MQAKKLKTNPRESAGMFSALMFCFALPILFKGRKKTLEPTDLYKTLKDHKAETLGDKFFMTWQSEIRSCGDTAEREPSIIRVILKVFGWQLFLSGILIGVLELGTRVTLPLILAALIAEFTESGNGDGMWAKVYGLTLVLSILFSVLMFHPLMMGLMHLAMKMRVAVSTAIYRKALRLSRTALGDTTTGQVVNLISNDLGRFDRALIHFHFLWLGPLELLISSYFLYQQIGVASLYGIGILLLYLPVQTFLSRLTSRLRLQTALRTDQRVRMMNEIISGIQVIKMYTWEKPFGSLIERLRRSEMSSIRKVNYIRGTLLSFEITLSRIAIFVSLLGFVLMGGQLTAERAFSVTAFYNILRRTVCKFFPSGMSQFAEMMVTLRRIKGFMMRSETAVLHLKGGQANKLFEGEPLVELQSFQARWNHDLVEPVLENINISLSPPQLVAVIGPVGSGKSSLIQAILGELPGESGKLKVQGKISYASQEPWLFNASIRDNILFGLPMDKHRYRNVVRKCALERDFKLLHGDRTFVGERGASLSGGQRARISLARAVYRQADTYLLDDPLSAVDTHVGRHLFEECMRGFLCDKLVILVTHQLQFLEHADLIVIMDKGKISAIGTYEEMLKSGQDFAKLLAKEAQEKGDSDQEHGNAENDAHDDKSTYSRQSSRVSRFSVTSVDSATDSILDNERQPAQESRSQGNVGLGIYGKYFSAGSGWVMVVLVAVFCLGTQILASGGDYFLSYWVKNHDSSSSLDIYIFSGINAALVIFALLRTLLFFSMAMHSSTQLHNTMFQGVSRTALYFFHANPSGRILNRFAMDLGQVDEILPAVMLDCIQIFLTISGIIGVLCITNPWYLINTITMFLAFYFLRKFYLSTSRDVKRLEAIARSPMYSHFSATLNGLPTIRSMEAQELLTKEYDNYQDLHSSGYYTFLSTNRAFGYYLDLFCVAYVISVTLMSYFNPPPDNPGQIGLVITQAMSMTGTVQWGMRQSAELENSMTSVERVIEYRNLETEGVFESEGDKKPPKEWPQEGLISAEQLSLRYSPDPKTDRVLKSLTFIIKPREKIGVVGRTGAGKSSLINALFRLSYNDGSLVIDSKDVVGLGLHDLRSKISIIPQEPVLFSGTVRYNLDPFAQYADEKLWEALEEVHLKDEVSELPKGLESVVAEGGANYSVGQRQLVCLARAILRENRILVMDEATANVDPQTDALIQSTIRRKFRDCTVLTIAHRLNTIIDSDRVMVLDAGTLVEFGSPFELLTQSGSQVFYGMVLQTGRSSFEHLLKMAHQAHERKLLSE
- the LOC6529264 gene encoding endonuclease III-like protein 1; amino-acid sequence: MAKNVKKLTLANKLAKRGDIIKPTEIIIRQNRADNVRDIEDLVGVSSRAAGSINSVYFSPVQTRKQRLLNGESIRKTTMKVEPLSPARVVPKKNKKDDQMVTRVQMGSATVVKCKELPDAVDSPVTVNNVKMEVKPQRKQEENTQEAQRDSDSYSEVQAPHPLWINHLENIRIMRNSRSAPVDTMGCHRCADLKADPKTQRFQNLVALMLSSQTKDQTTYEAMNRLKDRSLTPLKVKEMPVTELENLLHPVSFYKNKAKYLKLTVEILIDKYDSDIPNNVKELVALPGVGPKMAHICMAVAWNKITGIGVDVHVHRLSNRLGWVPKPTKEPEQTRVALEKWLPFSLWSEVNHLFVGFGQTICTPVKPNCVECLNKDICPSAHFKIKK
- the LOC6529265 gene encoding replication protein A 32 kDa subunit, which codes for MNDSFGDFNATQTAPSGAASSQKGEGIAPLVVKQIVDAPEGNIEMFGMQYAMACVVAIVRNIETSSTKITYALEDHSGRIDAHYWLEEGDALKAPEVMINNYVKVYGTTRSQGGSKTLMIFKLLPVLDPNEVCTHLLEVLNARYRAEDYQSKGGAGAGASSGSGSIADFTASQSSAIVSGLEPKQQAVFQAIKINVSEEGISRKELKAKFSHISDSELTNILDFMISEGHIYSSIDADHFICTM